AGCATTTATAGGTAATGAGCTTTCTGATATTTTTGGAACTCCAAACCCACAATGTGCTGTTATTACGACTCCTTACTATATGAATCGCACTCCATTAGGAGCCTTTGGTGTGCTAGGCCCTATCAATCTTCCCTATAAGGAGATTTATAGAACCCTTACACTATTTGCAGAGAAAATCAAAGCAAGCCTGACACAAAGTTTCTATAAGTTTAAATTATCTTTCAGAAGACCTTGTCCTTCCGATCCTAAACTCTCCAAAGAACCTACATTACTGGCAAGATACTCTTCTATAAAACTCTTACCCCCTAAGGAGACGTCATGACAGATTCCTCTAACGAACATGAAGCAGAAAATTCTTCAGTTCCTACTCCCGATAATGAGATTCAGGATCTCCAACAAGAAATAGCCACGTTAAAAGCGGAGCTAAAAGAAAAAAATGATAAATACTTAATGGTCCTTGCGGAATCAGAAAATGCCCGCAAGCGCATGCAAAAAGAACGCCAAGAAATGATGCAATATGCAGTGGAAAATGCTCTCATAGACTTTTTAGTCCCTATAGAAAGCATGGAAAAAGCTTTAGGATTCGCATCACAAATGTCAGATGAAGTGAAAAATTGGGCTTTAGGATTCAATATGATCCTACAACAGTTTAAACAAGTTTTTGAAGAGAAGGGTATCATTGAATACTCCTCAGTAGGACAAAAATTTAATCCATTTTTACATGAAGCAATGGAAACAGAAGAAACTACAAAAGTCCCCGAAGGTACTATCGTGGAAGAATTTTCTAAAGGCTATAAAATCGGAGATCGCCCCATACGTGTTGCGAAAGTCAAAGTAGCGAAGGCACCCGCACCTCAAGGAAAAGAAGAAGTAGAAAAATAAAATAAACCCCCTAGAGATTAGGTAAGAATCATGAGCGAACAAAAAAAATCTAGTAAAATTATAGGGATAGACTTAGGAACGACCAACTCCTGCGTATCTGTAATGGAAGGCGGACAAGCTAAAGTCATTACCTCTTCAGAAGGAACACGCACAACACCTTCTATCGTAGCATTCAAAGGGAACGAAACTTTAGTAGGAATTCCTGCAAAAAGACAGGCTGTCACAAATCCTGAAAAAACATTAGCCTCTACAAAACGTTTCATCGGAAGAAAACATTCTGAAGTAGAATCTGAAATTAAAACAGTACCATATAAGGTAGCTTCAGGATCTAATGGTGATGTCGTCTTCCTAGTAGATGGAAAACAATACACACCTGAAGAAATTGGCGCTCAAGTTCTTATAAAGATGAAAGAGACTGCTGAAGCATATCTTGGAGAACCCGTTACAGAAGCTGTGATTACTGTTCCAGCCTATTTCAACGATTCTCAAAGAGCTTCTACAAAAGATGCTGGACGTATCGCAGGCTTAGATGTCAAACGTATTATTCCTGAACCAACAGCTGCAGCTCTTGCTTATGGAATTGATAAAGCTGGTGATAAGAAAATCGCTGTCTTTGACCTTGGAGGAGGAACTTTCGATATCTCCATCTTAGAGATTGGCGATGGCGTATTTGAAGTGCTTTCCACAAATGGGGACACCCATTTAGGAGGTGATGACTTCGATGAAGTTATTATTAAATGGATGATCGAAGAATTCCAAAAACAAGAAGGTATTGATCTTAGTAAAGATAATATGGCTCTTCAAAGGCTAAAAGATGCTGCTGAAAAAGCAAAAATCGAACTTTCAGGAATGTCTTCCACAGAGATTAATCAGCCGTTTATCACTATGGACGCTAGTGGACCTAAACACTTAACTCTAACATTAACACGTGCTCATTTTGAAAAGTTAGCTTCTAGTTTAATTGAACGCACAAAAGCTCCATGTCAAAAAGCTTTAGCAGATGCGAAACTCTCTGCTAGTGATATTGATGATGTATTGCTCGTTGGGGGCATGTCAAGAATGCCTGCAGTTCAGGAAGTAGTAAAATCCATCTTCGGTAAAGAACCAAATAAAGGTGTAAACCCTGATGAAGTTGTTGCTATCGGAGCAGCTATTCAAGGGGGTGTTCTTGGTGGTGAAGTAAAAGATGTCCTACTTCTCGACGTGATTCCTCTTTCTTTAGGTATCGAAACTCTGGGAGGCGTGATGACTCCTCTCGTAGAGAGAAACACTACGATCCCTACACAAAAAAAACAAATTTTCTCAACAGCTGCAGATAACCAACCTGCAGTAACTATTGTTGTCTTACAAGGGGAACGCCCTATGGCAAAAGACAATAAAGAAATCGGAAGATTTGACCTTACAGATATTCCTCCAGCACCTCGAGGACACCCTCAAATCGAAGTTGCTTTCGATATCGATGCTAATGGAATTCTTCATGTATCTGCAAAAGATGCTGCTAGCGGTCGTGAGCAAAAAATCCGTATCGAAGCAAGTTCTGGATTAAAAGAAGATGAAATCCAAAGAATGATCAATGATGCTGAGAAAAATAAAGAAGAAGATAAAAAACGCCGCGAAGCTTCCGATGTAAGAAATGAAGCTGATAGTATGATCTTCAGAGCTGAAAAAGCCATCAGTGATTATAAAGAAAATATCCCTGAATCTTTAGTCAAAGAAATTGAAGAACGTATAGAAAAAGTACGTACAACTCTTAAAGAAGATGCTCCTGTTGAGAAAATCAAAGAAGCTTCCGAAGAACTCAGCCGTCATATGCAAAAGATTGGAGAAGCTATGCAATCACAATCTGCATCTGCTGCTGCGTCTTCAGCTGCTAACGCTCAAGGCGGTCCCAATATCAATACAGAAGATTTGAAAAAACATAGCTTCAGTACAAAACCACCTTCAGGAAACTCTGCTTCCTCAAGTTCAAATAATGATAACATTGAAGATGCGGATGTTGAAATCGTAGATAAACCTAACGATTAATATCCTAAAAATCTTATCGTTTATTCCCTATTTCTCTGCAGAGGGATAGGGAATTTTCTTTTTAACCCTATCCATAAAAATATCTTTGCATTAAAAACATCCAACAAAGGCTAGGTAAACCCATGAAAATTATAATTTCAGACATGGAGCAAAGTTGGTGAAAAAAATAAGAAAAAGAAGACCTAAAGGCTTTAGAAGAAGCTCTAAGCAAATCTTAATTTCCGGTGTCCTATTTGTTCATGCCAAGAAAGGTTTTGGATTTGTTACTCCTGACCATCCTGAAGAATACCCCTTTGATATTTTTATTCCTGCAAGAGACCTAAAAGGTGCTTTAGACGGAGATCATGTAGTTGTCTCTCTTTTCCTAAATTCTAAAGAAGGAGAAAAAAGAAAAGGAGTAATTCACCAAGTTGTATCTAGAGGAAAAACGGTTCTCGTAGGAACTATAACTTCGGTAATCGATGCAACAACCGCTCTCGTTTGTGTTAACGCGTTAGGGCCAGATATTCCTGTAAAAGCGAAACTTCTCCCCAAACGCTCCTATAAACTTGGAGATCGTTTATTACTAAGCACCCCCGCATGGAAGGAAAAACCCGAATCTAAAGAACCTCCTCCATTGGAAATGCTCGAATTTATTGGAAATATCTCCAATGCCAAATCGGATTTTCCCTGTATAAAAGCAGAATATGCTATTGAAGAAGATTTCCCAGAAGCTGTTATTGAAGAAACCAGCCATTTCTCACAAAAGCATATTAGTCAAGCCCTACGATCACGCAAAGACCTTCGCGATCTCCTGTGCTTTACTATAGATTCAATAACTGCAAAAGATTTCGACGATGCTGTATCGCTAACTTATGACAACAACGACAATTATATTCTTGGTGTTCATATTGCAGATGTCTCTCACTACGTGACACCACATTCTGCTTTAGATCAAGAAGCAAGTAAAAGATGCAACTCTATTTACTTTCCTGGGAAAGTGATCCCGATGTTGCCTTCAGCACTTTCTGATAACCTTTGCAGCTTAAAACCCAATGTGGATAGGCTTGCAGTGTCTGTATTTATGACTTTTACCAAGGAAGGACATTTATCTGATTACGAAGTATTTCGTAGCGTGATTCGGAGTAAATACCGTATGACCTACGATGAAGTAGATGAGATTGTAGAAAACAAACAACCCCATCCTATATCAAAAACTCTCCTCGCTATGGCAGAGTTAAGCGAGAAATTCGCGGATATTCGAGAAAAACGTGGTTGCATCCGACTCGTTCTACCTTCATTTACTATGTCGTTAGATAATCTTCAAGAACCTGTAGCTCTTATAGAAACACGACAAACTCTATCACATAAACTCATCGAAGAGTTTATGCTTAAAGCTAACGAAGTGATTGCTTATCATATTTCCCATCAAGGGGTCACTCTACCATTTAGAATTCATGAATCTCCAAATGATGAAAGTCTACTCTCATTCCAAGAGATGGCAAAAGCTATGGGTTTTGATATTATCATGACTCCAGCTCAAGAACCTGATTACCAATATTTACTACAAGAAAGCTCTGCAGGGCATCCTTTAGAATCGATTCTACATTCACAGTTTGTACGGAGTATGAAAACAGCCTCATATTCAACAGAAAATAAGGGGCATTACGGATTAAAACTCGATTTCTATACACATTTTACAAGTCCTATCCGTCGCTACATTGATCTTGTTGTTCATAGACTTCTATTTCATCCCATGTCGATAGAAGAAACTCGTTTAGAACACATCGTGAGAGCCTGCTCAACACAAGAACGCATAGCTGCGAAAGCCGAATTTGCTTTCGAAAATCTTAAGAAGACCCGTTTCTTAGATAAGTTCTTAAAAGAACAACCTGAAACAATTTATAAAGGCTTTATCATTACAACAAATCCCGAAGGAATTTCCTTCACGGTTCCAGAGTTTTGCCAAGAAGGTTGTATTCCAGCAGCGCAATTGCCCAAAGAATATTCCTTGAAAAAGAAAACTTCTCCCGATGATCTTCCAAGCAAAATGCGTCCTGGAGCAATAATAGAGGTAAAACTTGCTGAAGTGAACCTTCTGAATCAGGCAATTACCTGGTCTTTGGTAACCAAAACACCAAAAACTGCTAGTAAAAAACAATCTAACCCGGAAAAGAAACCTAGAACTAGAAGAAAAAGGAAAACAGAATAATGCTTCCTGAAAGTTTTTTTCTAAACGATGACGTTCTTCATTTAGCAAAAGAGTTATTAGGACATATTCTTATCACAAAACTCTC
This DNA window, taken from Chlamydia sp. 04-14, encodes the following:
- a CDS encoding nucleotide exchange factor GrpE, which encodes MTDSSNEHEAENSSVPTPDNEIQDLQQEIATLKAELKEKNDKYLMVLAESENARKRMQKERQEMMQYAVENALIDFLVPIESMEKALGFASQMSDEVKNWALGFNMILQQFKQVFEEKGIIEYSSVGQKFNPFLHEAMETEETTKVPEGTIVEEFSKGYKIGDRPIRVAKVKVAKAPAPQGKEEVEK
- the dnaK gene encoding molecular chaperone DnaK; protein product: MSEQKKSSKIIGIDLGTTNSCVSVMEGGQAKVITSSEGTRTTPSIVAFKGNETLVGIPAKRQAVTNPEKTLASTKRFIGRKHSEVESEIKTVPYKVASGSNGDVVFLVDGKQYTPEEIGAQVLIKMKETAEAYLGEPVTEAVITVPAYFNDSQRASTKDAGRIAGLDVKRIIPEPTAAALAYGIDKAGDKKIAVFDLGGGTFDISILEIGDGVFEVLSTNGDTHLGGDDFDEVIIKWMIEEFQKQEGIDLSKDNMALQRLKDAAEKAKIELSGMSSTEINQPFITMDASGPKHLTLTLTRAHFEKLASSLIERTKAPCQKALADAKLSASDIDDVLLVGGMSRMPAVQEVVKSIFGKEPNKGVNPDEVVAIGAAIQGGVLGGEVKDVLLLDVIPLSLGIETLGGVMTPLVERNTTIPTQKKQIFSTAADNQPAVTIVVLQGERPMAKDNKEIGRFDLTDIPPAPRGHPQIEVAFDIDANGILHVSAKDAASGREQKIRIEASSGLKEDEIQRMINDAEKNKEEDKKRREASDVRNEADSMIFRAEKAISDYKENIPESLVKEIEERIEKVRTTLKEDAPVEKIKEASEELSRHMQKIGEAMQSQSASAAASSAANAQGGPNINTEDLKKHSFSTKPPSGNSASSSSNNDNIEDADVEIVDKPND
- a CDS encoding ribonuclease R family protein, which encodes MRKRRPKGFRRSSKQILISGVLFVHAKKGFGFVTPDHPEEYPFDIFIPARDLKGALDGDHVVVSLFLNSKEGEKRKGVIHQVVSRGKTVLVGTITSVIDATTALVCVNALGPDIPVKAKLLPKRSYKLGDRLLLSTPAWKEKPESKEPPPLEMLEFIGNISNAKSDFPCIKAEYAIEEDFPEAVIEETSHFSQKHISQALRSRKDLRDLLCFTIDSITAKDFDDAVSLTYDNNDNYILGVHIADVSHYVTPHSALDQEASKRCNSIYFPGKVIPMLPSALSDNLCSLKPNVDRLAVSVFMTFTKEGHLSDYEVFRSVIRSKYRMTYDEVDEIVENKQPHPISKTLLAMAELSEKFADIREKRGCIRLVLPSFTMSLDNLQEPVALIETRQTLSHKLIEEFMLKANEVIAYHISHQGVTLPFRIHESPNDESLLSFQEMAKAMGFDIIMTPAQEPDYQYLLQESSAGHPLESILHSQFVRSMKTASYSTENKGHYGLKLDFYTHFTSPIRRYIDLVVHRLLFHPMSIEETRLEHIVRACSTQERIAAKAEFAFENLKKTRFLDKFLKEQPETIYKGFIITTNPEGISFTVPEFCQEGCIPAAQLPKEYSLKKKTSPDDLPSKMRPGAIIEVKLAEVNLLNQAITWSLVTKTPKTASKKQSNPEKKPRTRRKRKTE